DNA from Bos indicus isolate NIAB-ARS_2022 breed Sahiwal x Tharparkar chromosome 15, NIAB-ARS_B.indTharparkar_mat_pri_1.0, whole genome shotgun sequence:
ttgttcagtcttcCAGGCGtttccagctcttcacatccctgtggactgcagcactccaggccaccctgtctctcaccatctcctggactttgcctaagttcatgtccattgcatccgtgatgccatccagccgtctcatcttctgatgccctcttctccttctaccttcaatctttcccagcatcatggtcttttctaatgagttggatgtttgaatcaggtggccaaagtattgcaacttcagcttcagcatcagtccttccaatgaatattgaaatctatatgtttatattatataaaatatatattatacatatgcaAAAGTGcctatgtacatatatatccatTTCATAATCTTAAATTTATCTCTATTTGTAACTATTATTAAAGCTATCttagtcctttttttaaaaagaaattatcaaaattatatattctgaatCTGTTTAGTTCACaaaaaatgtgttatttcaaATATCAAAGATTATTTGGCTGATATTAAAGTTACCCTGTTAGCTACTAAATAGTATGTAAAATATTGGGAGGcagtaagaaaaaaagatatgcagTAATTTTCttccatatgtattttttattttctgaataaaatttatgatttttGTGATGTGCACATTATTCTCTTCATAATAAATCCATACtccaaaaagtataaataaataagtcacacaTTATCTGAACTCCCTTCACTTTGAAGAAGCCCACTCTCTCTTCTAATACACATCCAGATACTGCggacatatatacacaccaacTAGAAAGATGCACATGTGAAATGTTATATGAATATATGGATGCTATCTCCCTTTGTTTTACAAAAATAGGGTTATATtttacacacatatttatgtacTTTTTGCATGTCTGAAAAGCTTTGGATCTCTTCACTGGCGTGGCTCTAAAACATTGTCTTGAGAGGCTATGCAGCATCACATGGTAAACGGACGCCTGTGTCTACTATGTTCCAACTGAAAACAGTTTCCCTTTGCTTTGCTAGTGTTGTCTTTTGCAGTATTAAAAAAGCTTTTAACAAACATCTTGGACAAGCACAGGTAGACGTCATTCTTGGACAAATATTGTTATAGGGTTTCATTGATatagtttttaaagttataaagaaatcctactccctcctccctccccgtaccatccctctgggtcgtcccagtgcaccagccccaagcatccagtatcgtgcattgaacctggactggccactcgtttcatatatgatattataccaggatggggaacacgtgtatacctgtggcggattcatgttgatatatggcaaaaccaatacaatattgtaaagttaaaaaagaaaataaaatgaaaaaaattaaaaaaaaagaaatcctacatttaaaaaaaattactgttccTAAAAGATACAGAATTTATTCCAGATGATTAGAATAAAAATACCATAATAAAAAGACTGCTTACATAGTGTCTTTGTACACTAGATCTTTTGTAGATctattgtaacaaattatcacacaTTGGGTGGTTTAAGTAACAGAAGTTGACTTTCTCACATCTTTACAAGCCAGTGTCCCAAATCACAGTGCTGGCAAGGTTTCCCTCCACAGGCTCTGGAGGGACAGTCACCTCTTTCGGCTTCCGGTGGTCCCTGGCCTCCTTCGCTTCGGGACTGTGGCATGTGTCACTCCTGTTGCTTCCTGCATCTTCACGTGATATTCTTCTATGTGTCGCTGCATCTCTAGTCTTCACTTAATCTCTCTTCCCCCCCTTGCAAGAACTAAGAATACTGATCATAGGATATAGTGCCCTTCCCTTGAATTAAGATTATCTTATTTGAAACTCCTTAACtgaattacatctgcaaaggcttttattttcctaataagTTCAGGTTTGCAGGTTATAACCTGAAATATATTTAGAGGGATCAACATTCAACCCAATGCCGTTTATAGTTTAAATTCCCAATATTCCTAATACTAAGGAGACGCCACAAAAGCAAAACATGAAGCtacaaggaggaggaaatggtatcAACTAGAGAAGAGTCAGCATTGAGATAACAAAGGATCCTTTCAGGGTTTGTACTCTGAAAGGGATACGGACAGTtgcaaaacagagaaagaaggaaaaaatgccaGAAAATACTAAGACTCTGCTACTCCCACCAACTTGGATGTGGTTCCTGCTTTCTTATCGTTTAAATCCAATCCTAAGTACAGAAAAGGACAGTGAATATGTCTGAAGAAATGGGAAGTTTCAAGCAAATTTCTTACAGGGCATGACCCTGATCATTAATTATATAGTAGTTAACTATCATTTTATTGCTCAGGAAATCTCTTAACTCACCCTTTCCTAATAAGAGGGAAAATGGGTCTTCAGAATAGATCATTGCCATGGAGATAATGTGTGCTTTAATAACCCAGAAACCCTTAACTCTTTGACACTAAAGTCCTTTCACATAATGTGAGATGGCAGAGATGATATTAAATATcatttcatcagatcagatcaggtcagatcagttgctgagtcgtgtccgactctttgcgaccccatgaatcgcagaacaccaggcctccctgtccatcaccaactcccggacttcactgagactcacgtccattgagtcagtgatgccatccagccatctcatcctctgtcatccccttctcctcctgcccccaatccctcaaaGGAAcatagaaataatacaaatgacatTTTCTGATGTATTTACAtgagaaacacagaaacaaattGCTTCTGTAATTTCAAGCCTTCGAGTCAAGTTGATAATTTACTTAGTAGTTTTCTCAGTGCTACAGTGATATCTTTGTTCCTCAGCGTATATATAATGGGATTCAACGTTGGGATCAAAACTGTGTAGAAAAGAGAGATCAGCTTCCCAGTTTCTTCAGACTGATTTGGTTTGGGCTGTAAATAGGTGGTGGAGGCTGTGCCATAGAATAAGACCACCACTGTGAGGTGAGACGAGCAAGTGGAGAAAGCTTTAGCCCTCCCCCTGGCAGATCGCAGTTTCAGAATGTTGGAGATAATTTTGCCATAGGAGACAACAATCAACAGAAATGGAACCATGATGAACACAACTGCAACTACATAGACTGCTATCTCGTTCACAAATGTGTCCCCACAAGCAAGCTTGAACACTGGGGGGAGGTCACAGAAAAAATGATTAATCGTGGTAGAGCCGCAAAAGGGCAGAGAGAAAACCTGCCATGTTTGCCCAATTACGACAGGAACCCCACTGacccaggaggcagtgaccagCTGGACACAGACCTGGGGGCTCATGATCAGACCATAATGAAGAGGGTTACAAATGGCCacgtagcggtcataggccatcacggcCAGGAGGAGACACTCTAAACCTCCAAACAGAAGGACCAAACACATTTGTGTGGCACaggcaaagaaagaaatgtgcCCTTTCTGGCTCAGGAGGTCCGTGAGCATTCTTGGGATCGTGACAGTTACGTAACAGatttctaaaatggaaaagtggttgaggaaaaagtacatgggggtCTGCAGAGTAGGGTCAATTCTTGTTATCAGTACAATGACACTATTGCACATCAGGATGGTCAGATAGAGGACTAAAAATATCCCAAAAAGAATCCATTGGAAATTGGGACTATAGGAAAACCCCAAGAGGATAAATTCCATCATTGTAGTGATGtttgatttttctgttcttaatttgTACTCCATCTGTAGATATGGTAAATTCAAAATGGTTAATTCATTAATGCTTTTGAGAAACATTTCCCTTCTGTTAACTGAATTAGAtacatgaacttatttacataATCCCTTCAGTTATTGCTGCCTTTGCCTTCCTCAGTTTCTAAGAAGTGAGATTTGAAACCTCAGCAATGAACTGATGTGCAGTTAAAAtcaattagagaaataaaatcttcattttttataCTTGGATGTAGTGataccaaagggcttccctggtatctcagcagtaaaagaatttgcctgaaatgcaggggatacagatgtgggtttgatccatggctAAGGAAGATCCTTGgaagaggggatggcaacccactccagtattcttgcctagagaattccatggacagagaagcctggccgacTATGGCCCATGggagcacaaagagtcagacatgacagaagtgactgagcagcagagGTAATGATaccagaaacaataaaacataTGCATTTTGATTTAGAGCTTATTGTGCAGCAATAGTATTAAACTATTTCACCCCTTTTAAGGGTGAAATTATATATGACACAGGCTTgcaattgtttttctttgggttcatcaatttctttttctatactTATTGACTTATTCCATCTCCTTTCAATTCAAAGATTTTCACTATAAACTTTTGCCTAATTCttattcaaaacattttaagCCCTCCCATTTCTACTTCAATGAGAGCTGACTTTCTGAAACTTATTCCTTGTTACCGGGGGAACAAGTATGTGTAATTGTATTGTTCTCGTCTGTGTACCTCACCCATCAGTTATGCCACACTTGGACAGCATTAGTTACACCATGGGTCCAATAACGTTCCCTACTAATACCCATTGTACATTGCATTGCAAATACCAACTAATCTTTAACTCAGTCCATATATATGACCCATTCTTCATGGTATTTGGggtttcctgatagctcagttggtaaataattacctgcaatgcaggagaccccgttttgattcataggtcaggaagatccaccagagaagggatagactgcccactccagtattcccgggcttctcttgtgacccagctggtaaagaatctgcctgcaaggtgggagacctaggtttgatgtttgggttgggaaggtcacctggagaagggaaaggctacccactccagtgttctggcctggagaattctatggactcaatagtccatgggtcacaaagagttggacacgactgagtgactttcattttcatgatattttaatatagtttctTCTTAACATATGTGATTCTCTGATCCATTGTCATCTACTTCTCTTACAAGTGAATAAAATATGCCCTATATAATTCTGCTGTAATTTTATCAAATAAACGTAACTTTATTTAAACcctatgattatttattttaggaaTGCAAATGGCAGAAGCATATGAgtgggactaacacacacacacacagaggcccgTCATCTGGCTTCATTTCAGGTTCATGTCATCACATATCAGGCAGCCAACACCGACAATTCTCGTAACACTTCATTAATGTTTGTTCCCTAACtgtgttttcatatttcattaaTCTACTATATCTGTTCCCATCTTCCAGCCCCACAAACTATTGTTTTTGCATTAATactttgataaataaaattgagtcAACAAATATTCTCTCATATTTCTCCATTTCTACTAGAATTAGGTTTCAAAATTACCTTAAGTGaaagttttattataaatactattattattatttcacttatatctacttttattttatcattaaaaaagttaagaaatgCATTGTTTAAGTTATTAACTAATTTTCAGATAAAGATCTcagaatttcatatttttctgttttatccttTGTATCTTAAACCTCAAATTCAggactatttttaaataaaaccatcTATCATCTTACCTTCATGGATTTACATGAGGTTATCTATGAGAATATAGATGTTTTGACCCTGTAAACTTTTATAATTCTTTTGAGTCAGGAAGTCACTGTCATTCTGGAGGATTCTTCAAAGATCAGCAGCTCTGAAATAGGAAGTAGTCATGCTAACCCTGGGGGACATTTTCTCTTGAGTATCAGTTTAATTTCTAGAAGACTGCTTCTGTTTGTTGGTCATCTGGGTTTAtgttttaaaactactttttctGTAGATGACTTGTCTTCTGCAGCTCCTTCTTGGCATAAAGGTTCCCCTCTGTGGCGGTAGAAACTTAGCAGAGAAATGACACTTAATTTTCTCATATCAAtagtattttctggaaaaaaaaattaaaactttcaatTTATTGCATTTCAGGCCGTTAGGAATTGCTGTAAATTTGCCTTCCTTAATTTAATTCCCATAATTCATCCAGATCTTATCTTTCAcatctttagaaaaatgtgtCACTTACTAATACACAAACGTGGTATGTTTGTTCTTTCCAGTCCATTGCAGGGAAAGTTAGATTCCTTTTCAGAAGTGGAACACTCTGTTCCTAGATTAACTTTGGTGGAAATTAAAGTATGTTTTTCTGCTGACAAAAATCTGGATAGGTTTATTCATGTTAGGATAGCTAGTCGGTCATCAGCATAGGTATCTAGCAGAATCAAAGTGAAAGGCACCTTGAAAACAGCCTAGAGCCcgttatgcagagtgaagtaagtcagaaagagaaagacaaatatcatatattaacacacatggacacacacacacacacgcatatatatatatgtgctcgagaaaaatgatacagaaaaacctatttgcaaggcaggaatatagacgcagacatagagaacagacctgtggagacactgagggaaggagaaggtgggaagagctGAGAGATTAACGCTGAGACACAAACTGCCACATGTAgaacagatagctggtgggaagttgcTCCATATATAAATCACAGCGAGCTCAATCTGATGCTCTGTGACGACctgcagggggcggggagggggagggaggttaAAGACAGAcgggatatatgtacacttatgactgatttactttgttgtacagcagcaccaacacaacactgtaaagcaattaccctcaaattaataaattaaaaaaaaataaacatttaaacacaattatttaagacggggaaaaaaaaaaaaaaacacaactctcCTGTCAAAATGCTTTTTCTATTTCAGCTGCTTCCAGGCAGGTATGTAGGTAAAATTGTCAGGAATGAGGTCACAAGGTCAATATCACTTCTGCTCATaagcacatttttttcctttctgtttagaGATTCTTTGACAATTTGAAAACACTATCAGTGTTTCTGAAATTgcatttcatttttgtattttaaatttgcttATCTTTATTACAGCATGTTCCTCATAAATTGGAGCTATGTACTCTTTTTTAGAATTGATATGGTATCCATGTCATTTAGTGTCATGTTTATTTACAAACGAGAATTGCACTCATGATTTGTTTCAACTAAGTTTTACTTACAGGATGAAACAAATCAAACGTCCATCACCCATGTGAGTAAACTGATCTAATCCCTAATTCTGTCATTAGGATAGTGAATTGAATGTTTATCTGTTCAATTTAATATCACCATCACATGAAAACAAATCTACAGTTTGAAACAATACCTCAAATGTATCAGTgtaacaaaataaattaacatcTTGCAATCATATTAGAGCACACGTTTGCAGTCAGTGATGCAGAAACCCTGGTTGTTTCCATCTAGGGGTCCCACTGTTCCTACTTCTTCTTTGTAGTTTCCTACTTGGATCTTCAGCTTTCAGAAACCTGAGACGCCAGACAGACAGAATATAAGGAAACAAATACACTATTCAGAGCCTCTATACATAATAAATACATCATTTCTACCCTTATGCCGTTGCAGAAGCTAATCGCCAGGTCCAATGTAGTTCTGAGAAGGTTAGGGAATGATGTTCACTGTATGTCAATAAAACAGATGTAATTGAAGAGCATAAGGCCAGACTCTGCCATAGTTCTCACTTTTGGTCATTAAAAAAAGGGTGTTATAGCATGCTGCAACAAGTATACCTTTAGACTGAAGACTTAACATGACACATAATGGAATAAGTATTTATGGTACATATTTAtgcatattaatttattttatagatatatttgAGCCTAACAACACAATGTCAGTATTATTTCCATTAGGCTTTGATGCTTAAATTAGCAATAGTATTGAGGCATAATCTTCATAACACAAAGCAAGACCTTAAA
Protein-coding regions in this window:
- the LOC109569081 gene encoding olfactory receptor 10AG1-like, whose product is MEYKLRTEKSNITTMMEFILLGFSYSPNFQWILFGIFLVLYLTILMCNSVIVLITRIDPTLQTPMYFFLNHFSILEICYVTVTIPRMLTDLLSQKGHISFFACATQMCLVLLFGGLECLLLAVMAYDRYVAICNPLHYGLIMSPQVCVQLVTASWVSGVPVVIGQTWQVFSLPFCGSTTINHFFCDLPPVFKLACGDTFVNEIAVYVVAVVFIMVPFLLIVVSYGKIISNILKLRSARGRAKAFSTCSSHLTVVVLFYGTASTTYLQPKPNQSEETGKLISLFYTVLIPTLNPIIYTLRNKDITVALRKLLSKLST